The region CCAGAAAGGCGGAGAGGAACTGGCCGACGGTGCTCTCGGTGGTGAGGACGGAGACGCCGGTGAGGTCCCACAGGGGATAGAGGATCGCCGGGAAGAGCCCCGCCATCTCGAACATCGCCACCCCGTGGGCGAGCAGCCCGGCGGCGACCACGAGCAGGAGCGCCCCGGTTACCTTGAAGAACGCCCCGATGTTTATCCGCTTGCCGCCGGCGTAGACGAGGTAGCCCAGCACGATCGCCCCGGCGAGCCCGAGCGCGCCCCCGGCGGCCACCGCGAGCGGGGTGGAGGTCTGGGTGATGCCGAACATGAAGAGCGCGGTCTCCAGCCCCTCCCGGAAGACCATCACGAAGCTCAGGGAGGCCAGCGCGAAGAGGCTGCCCCGCTCCAGCGCCGCGTCCACCCCGCGCCTGAGATCCCGGGCCACGGTCTTCGACTGCCGCCGCATCCACAGGATCATGTACGTCAGAAACCCGACCGCGAG is a window of Rubrobacter xylanophilus DSM 9941 DNA encoding:
- a CDS encoding FTR1 family iron permease — its product is MLASFLVILREGFEATLLVAILLAYLAQIGRPKDARAVWYGVGAAAALSVLAGAVLFATASGLGGKAGLVFKGATMWLAVGFLTYMILWMRRQSKTVARDLRRGVDAALERGSLFALASLSFVMVFREGLETALFMFGITQTSTPLAVAAGGALGLAGAIVLGYLVYAGGKRINIGAFFKVTGALLLVVAAGLLAHGVAMFEMAGLFPAILYPLWDLTGVSVLTTESTVGQFLSAFLGWDPKPDLIEFGAWALYVAIVGYLFLRPEGPAPQARAARADG